A genomic window from Anthonomus grandis grandis chromosome 2, icAntGran1.3, whole genome shotgun sequence includes:
- the LOC126750264 gene encoding pro-resilin-like, whose protein sequence is MNTAIVIFFLAALSVAHSEPPMTYGAPSQGYGAPGGGHGMGGGKGYEEPQAYEFGYRVKDDYSGSSFHQKEASDGSQVRGEYRVQLPDGRTQIVTYYADWQTGFHADVKYEGQATYPAQKPQQTYGAPSAGGGGSGYSYPSPGGQYGAPR, encoded by the exons atgaatacT GCAatagttattttctttttggcAGCACTTAGTGTTGCTCACTCTGAACCACCCATGACTTATGGGGCACCCTCTCAAGGATATGGAGCCCCTGGGGGCGGTCATGGCATGGGGGGCGGCAAAGGATATGAAGAA CCTCAAGCGTATGAATTCGGCTACAGAGTAAAAGACGACTACTCCGGATCGAGTTTCCACCAAAAAGAAGCGAGTGACGGTAGCCAAGTGCGGGGAGAGTACAGGGTGCAACTTCCCGATGGTCGAACTCAAATTGTGACTTATTACGCTGACTGGCAAACGGGATTCCATGCTGACGTTAAATATGAAGGACAAGCGACTTATCCAGCGCAGAAACCACAACAGACCTACGGAGCTCCAAGTGCTG gtgGAGGTGGAAGTGGATACAGTTACCCCAGTCCAGGTGGTCAATATGGTGCTCCACGTTAG